A segment of the Necator americanus strain Aroian chromosome IV, whole genome shotgun sequence genome:
AGCTAGTCAGGGCCTCAGTTTAGCCGCAAGCGCTAACACAAAGGGATACGCCTAACCCCCAGAAAGATTTTGCAGAACATGGTTTCGacaaattaaaggataaaggataaagtgcacggccaTGTTCGGCAAATTACATACAAAAATTGAGTGTAACATAGAAAATGAATCGCGATCAATTAAagttatttatattattcaaCAAACTTGTAGAGAAAGAATAACTGCACCTGGAAAGGCTTGCTCGCACTGTCCTCCAATGCTAGTCGTCCGTACTCTGTGAACATTTGCAAGTGTTGGAGGTGATCCTCTTGAATATTGTGCAGCAAATTGTAGATCTAAAAATAACAACCTATATTAAACAGGCATTAGAGAAAAATGCAACGAAGACGATTTCTCTCAAACACTATGTTTGATGAAGTTACGAAACAGATTTTCTGAGGGACAGTCATGGCACAAATACGCAGCCGAAGGTGTAGGTAAGAAGTGTCAAAAATCATTTCCACAAATTCCAATGAGTTGGTCAAAGTTTAAGGTATGTCCCGCAATTTCTATGCAACGACACTTAATCGCTtccttttaattttacttctaaTCATGATTTTATTCCGTAGAAGCGCTTTTTGCCTACGATAGTCTAAAATTGGTCAGCTATTCCTGTTTACTTAGTCGTAGTCCCACTCATCTACAAAAAACGGAACCTGTGCGAACCATATTCAGAAACTGGCTTACATTTATGTAGTCCCAGAATCcgcgaagaaaaatattttatgagccaaaacaaacaaaatatagCGAATCAGACCATTGGGGCTCAATAATATCTATAGGAGCGACTATTAGATTATAGTTCTTCACTCAACGAAATACTAATTACGACCGGGACTGGTCCGCTCAAACGCTCAACAGGCCAagacaatgaaaataaatgcaataacAAATTACCTGCATTGACGAGACCATCGTAGACAGTGCAAAAATGGTCGCGCAATCCTTCACAGTGCTCTGCGAATCAAATGTTCCTTGTGTGTCCATTAAGATAACGGCAATCTAAAGCAAAGAAACTCTAAACTTTTCCAAATCAACAGAGATTGATGGTAGAAAAGCAAGACCTCTTCTCCATTTTTGTCTTTCATAATGAACGGTTCACTCCAAATAAGAATTCCGTTAGTATCTCGCTTACTTCCGCCTCGCCAGGAAAATCCTTTCAGTGAATCTGGGTGCACGCTTAGCCAATCCAAACTCCCTGAATCGTCTTCGTCTAAATAAGTCAGTCGTGAAAAGTAAACTGGTCAGAGTCCatggtcaaaaaaaaaaaaactggtgatatatgtaataataaaaaaggaagaaaaaaactgttgctGAAAACCGAGTTTTCATTCTTGTAACCAATGCCATAATGAGCAAATGAACTGCAAACAAATAGTAATTCATTCATTATGGATTGGTCAGGCATCCAACCTCAACTAAAGTCATTTCACATAAGAGATGAGGAATTCAGCTCGCAAATAAGAAGAGATTCACCGCCTTCGAAAGGAGAATGACTTGATAAACTAGAGCAGGGTCCTCATTTGTACAGAAAATTTACCAACTTCAATACAAAATATTCCGGGactaatttcatttctcaaaaatgcttttgaactcttttgttttgtactcaagtaaaacaaaCTACCAAACAAAGatgataaacaaaacaaacaaataaatggttAAAGTACTAATCGAAAAGATAGAACTTTTGACCTAACGAGGGACTCACCAGATCCATCTGACCGCCACTGTAAGTAGCGTAGGAAAAAGTTCAGCAAGAAGGATTTTCCCATTCGGTATGCTCCAGCCACACCAATGACAGCAACCTATATTAGAAAATTCACTAATTACTGCAAAAGATGagcaaaatcaagaaaaacagaagaatcATAACGGTTCGTACACAAAAGCGatgcaagaaaaatcaaagttcTCAAAAGCAAACTCCGCAAAAATGGAAGCAAAAGTAGTTCCATGTTTTTAGAAGTCACAAAGtgttacttttttcatcctcaagtattcaaaatcaaatcacATTCTGTCACAAATTTTTCGTGAGAATGTTTTACAATAATTATGCCAGCAACACGTAAAACCGGTCCAAAACGAGTGTGacggaaaacacaaaaactcCATGCCGCGCTTGTTCACCAGACTTCACAGGTCTTGTTAAAAATACAATAGTCCATTAAGCGCGAAGTCAAAAGGTAGGAGAAATGATCACAATGATGTATCTTTCAAAATCTAGTTCTTACTAAATGCTAAAATCTAGTTCTTACTAAAtgctaaagaaaaattcgatcgaAATGACGGATATCACAGGTATCACAGTGCTTGGATGTTATCTCTGGATAATAATCTCGAAACCGATATTGAAAGTGATATAACTAGCATTTTTCGGAGAGAAAAGTTGGAAACACATTGATTTTGCAATTATGTAGGTTGAGCTCAACTTGAAAGTTTGCCCGAAAATGACGCAAGCTAGCAACGAAGATGTTATTTCTTCCATGGTGTCCGAAACGAAATCGGTGCTTGTCAGTTGCTGCGATCACAATATTTGAGCCAGCTAATGACGTTTTCCTTCCGTCGTCAAAAAGTGAactctttcgtttcttttctgaacTCGACAATGAATTTCTTCAGTGAAGTACTCTATACCTCTCCTAGAGCCTATCTTTTCTCCACGTGTATCCCGATTAAGGGCTACTCTTTTTCTATTCGGTAGACATGATATTTGGACAAAATACTAATAATCTCAAATACAAGTTGATTTAAGTCCTGATGTAATAGGGGAGCGCACTTCAAGTTTCGAAAAGTTCAGCATCTAATTGTTCCGACACTCATGAACTGCATGTAGCACATAAAAGCGACAGCATTATCAGCTGATCGGAATTGATTCGGACATATGGGTTCCCCAACACGTCATCTAACATCTCATCTTCGCATTTTGTCAGTTCTTCTTAGAAGAGAGTTACATTTTCAAggtaatgaaaagaaaaaggaagatgatGCCATCTAGGCGGTAATCTCATCTTTCATGCACAGTTTTGTTTACAATAATCGTACTAGACAAGTGGGAACTATGGATGAAGAAGAGGAGTaacattttgttattttagtaACTAATTTAGTAAAATCTGCTAGTCGCGCCCCATATGTATGACTGTAAAGAATGAAACCAACTTTTAGCAAGCTTTTGGGGCGTAAACGTTTTCTTTAGGGATTACTCGAATAATCCATcttaagcgtttttttttattactgttcAAAGGATTGTTCAAATTCTGTCGATAGCTCATCCGAGAAGTTTTGTTATAAGAATCCAGTAAGAGCAAACGTTGAAAACCATTTCCAAATTCGAACATAGTAGTAATATATACAAATCTTTTGTGACGTATAAACTAGACTACCTGAAGGCAAATTCTGAACTACTCTAGTTCGTTACCACCCTAAGATAATCAAACAGTCATAAAAGCGTAACAAGTAACgtagaaaactgaaaaataactATCAGTAATATAATGCCAGGATATAACAACTCCTTACCTTTTTATCAGCAACTTTTGGATCAAGTAGAATCTCTTCTAGTGCAGGAACATTGAGTTCAAAGGAATGATCTACATCTTCAACCACTTCAACTATCCGAACAGGGTGAGGACCGTTCCTCATTGCGTTCTCTTCCTGCAAAATATGAATTAGAGGAGAAATACAGAAGCAATGCAGGGATGTAGTAGAGGGAATTGCAACAATTGTAGATGAATCGATCAGAAAAGGAAACAGTAGGGACATCGTCGACACGGCAAACATAGTCGCATGTTGATGGCTTCCACACCGATGATGCAATGTATTTTATACGGATACCTTTAAGATGACAAAAGCCCAAAGGCTTCCGCATAAAACCCGCTCAAGGAGCCGTACTAAATCGCTGGGGACAAAGCAGTCAAAAACAGATAAAATTTAGTTGAAACAGTCACAAATGTAGTGGGAAGAACTAACCTCACTCCTCAAATCGATTGAATCACCCTCCAAACGAATTTCACCCATAATACAATCCTACAACTCATTTGATGAAGGCAAACTCAAATGCTACATTAAActgacaaaataaaaaaagcaaagaaagtcTATCGCGAGAGTGGAGAACGGTTGAAGGCTGAAGCAAGGGCACACGTGGAACGCGAGCGGTGTCTTTGGCCGTTTTCGAACCAGCTGCcctatttcttgaaaagaacaaacgaagaagaaaaaacattgtaaAGAAGACAAACGCGCTAACACATTAAACATGTTTGGCTCTTTACGAACTAAAAAATGAATGCTGAGAGAAATATGAGAGAATACAATAGTTTGGATGAGTTTTTGAATCAGAGGGTTCACAATGAGATATTACTCAGATCTTGAAGCGTTACGTCTGCAAAGCCAAATgcaattcaaaaaatgtcgcaaATGCTAAAGGACGGTTCGCGCGTGTACTACTTTCTGGTTTAGTACAATGGCTAGAAACGCCCGCGTCAATTCGTTCCACAAATGATTCACTTCACTGGCATCTTTAGTTCCTATATTAAAGTGAATACAACGTATGAGACACGTGTTTAATCTATAGAAATCAGTCAAAAAGTTAAAACAAGTATTCATGTTATATAGACGCAAATGAAACATTCGCCGTATTTTAGGTGTAAGCGCACTATTGGTAGTATACAAATGTTCGCTGCAATTGATAAACACGAGCTCTCACGTTACCAGACacaaattgaaaggaaaagttCCATAAAAACGAATCGgagtgcaaagaaaaaaacagtagatATCTCAATGGAAAGGGCAACTTTAAATATCATTCACACTCGTTGTCAAGAACGGATAACTTTCaaaatgctttaaaaatgATACCGTGAAGAACAACGAGATAGTTTAAGGCAAAGAAGAAACGTTGCCAAGAACAACCAACACGCAGAATTCCGAAAGAGCACAGTATTTTCGATCTAGCCGATAAAGTTCATTTATTTCGTGAACATGCTCGGAGTTCTTTAATGAAGGCTAACAACCACGTTGGGTGGAAAGTTACTGAAATCTTCGCTAAACAACTATGAATGTCTCACTAACACAGGGGGACTTCACTCGCAATTTGATGCAGATCCAAGTCAAAATTGCAGCGATACTTTTGAAAATCGACCAAATTACAAAGCCATGCCGCTCCTGTAAAGGTTGGCAATGTTCAAATAACTAGTATGCGGCCCATAAGACTGGTAAGCAGCGCAGAttcacaaaattgaaaatgggTTCGATGTGAATACGGAGAAGAACTGCAAAACACCAGCGTAGTAGTGAAAAACAACCTCTGCCATGCTTCAAACACCGACACCATCCAACATTTGAGGCAGAGACCAGGGATGCGAGAGAGAGCTGACGTCAATGACGCAGAGGTGGACGATCACGAACGACAACACGACCTCGAGCTGCTCGTTGTTCCTATGCTCATGTCGCATGTTTGCAAGGCTGAACCACTGTACACCTTGGATTACACTACAGAATACTGTACTGGGGAAGTATCGAAGCGAGCCGGGAGTagattcacttcttttttccgaaAGAATCTGGAAATAGATTAGGAAGCAGGAAAATTTGCAAGCAGCTTGCTATACTTCCCGTTGATACTAACTGAGAATTAAATGCATTCCAAGGCGGATATTCGATTCTGGGGAACCCTATCAAGGCTGCACATCAAAGTAGCGTTGGCCACCACACCGGCACGGAGATCCTgatgtatttgttttctttttaaaatacttAGGGAAGATATATGTCTCATCAAATGGGAATCATTCAGCCTTTTCTTATTGTAATTGAATATCATTTCGTTGTTTCTGTTGTTCCACTCCTTGTCGCTATTTTTCACCGCTTCGATGTGCATCTCAAGTTAGTAGTGTGGATACTTGCGCGCAAAGCAATAATCAGTATTTTCCCTTTCCAGGGCTGCTGACCTAATATGGTCATAGTTGTGAACAATTTCAAGTAAGGGATCTCATCTTACAGAAGAAAAGCATTAGTCCTCATATGCGTGACCAACTCTCTGTGAGTACTTAATAGAGAAAATCTCTTTAAAAGGAATCAGATATCTGCAAGAAGCAAGATCAAAGAATCAGATAAAAATGATAGAGATCCAGTTCCTGTGTCTATATTACGCAGATTACCTTTCacagaaacatttaaaaaaaagactttcaaGTCAGGAAACCCTTCGGAATTTGACAATTCCACCTCCTTGTGGTCCGATGGGATGATCCTAAAAACCGGATCACGAGGTGCGAATGCGGGTCGTGAACAGATATGAAACAACCATTAAATAACCACTCTGTTCAAAGTTCTACGACATTCACAAAATACGGTTCTACAGTCCTTGTACCATATCCCTGCATGGAGCTATTGTGGATGTTCCGTTATTTTGTAGAGTACAAACAGACAGTTTCACAAAATCATATCGgtttgtttctggaagtttcaAGTTAAGAAGGCGCATgataagaagtaaaaaagacATTCATACTTCGATTACATGTGTGTACATTTCTGCTATGCTAAGGAGAGCACTAGAACTTCGTGCACGTGAATCACTACCAGCTACACTGCTTAAAACGCTTCCCCCTCCTAGTATTCAACACAGACGAATACAGCTAAACTGTGGATGTAAAACAAATTATAACtaaacaataaatgaaataacagattgataaaaaaaaccaatttctttttgctcatgATGAACAGAGAAAGAAGTTGCGATGATGACAGAATCTATTTTAAAAGCAACCattttttgtcatattttcTGTCACAGTCAATAAATCTTGAAGAATGTTCCCTGGAGACTGAAACATGTTCCTAAAATGCCTTTCTCAATAGTGGAAGTCAAGCATATTTCCCAGATATAAAAATCTATCTCACAAACATGAATAGAAGCATTAACCTTCTGTTCACACGAAGTAAAGGTGAATGTCCGAAATCTCAGTGTTAGGAAGATGATTCAATTATTGATGAAAGAATTACGTTTTAAGGTGTTTATTGTTTGACGGCGTGATTCTTTTCATAGAGTTGTCATAGCAGAAGAACTGAATACTAACACATGTATTAAACAAACCTGTGCCTGGAAAACTAATTTGCACTTTCTTATTGACCAttttaataaaagaaaaaagccagGATCTAcgtagtgataaaaaagaGCAATGGTACGTTACTGTGCACGTATTTGTTGCGATGCCCACATACGGTAACAAAAACAATGTATGAAATTTTATAACATCCGACTTACATACATTCTGTAGAATCAcgctttttcaaaacttttctgtAGTTCTGTGTAGAAGCATTAAACTCATCGGAAATTATAATGAAATCATCATAGCAACGGTGCTCACTAAAATGCGCGTATATGGAAGGCGAGAACGACCTTAATGGATATTACACGATGCTAGGGATCGATTAGCGTTATGTCATGAAGAGGGTTGACTGACTGACATACTGCTGACAACAAATGCTCAGGTAAACGAATGAAAGAATGTGTCATCAAAAAAAGCACGGCTGACGGAAACCGATCAAGAAGACGACATTTTCGCGAGACTGACAGATAACAAAAATCGAATTTTATAGTCGATTGGCAGTAGAGTGGCAGTTGTCACGGTCTGTTGCCTAATCGATGATATTTAAACCGTTCAGGACAAGACTAAACACAAAACGGGAGctatttcaaagaaactgaacaaaaataagGGGACATGACAATGAATGATCAcagcattttttgtttatttcttatttgtgtttgtttacttatttgtgtTTAGTGATGAAAgtgcttgagaaaaaaaaactatgcgaAGAGCTATGAATCTTCGGTATAATTAGGATGCATGAGTGCTGACTTCGTGTACATATAATTGTTAGTTATCGACTATCTACACATTCATGTCTGCGCTATTATAAAAACGAATGAACGTGACTGTATGTGGAAAATGCGACAAACGTCCTAATTCCTTTCGCTTTGAGTATTTCAATTCGAAGGCATCTGAGACTCAACAAAAATTGGGCAAGAAATCGTTAACTATTGAAAACTCTGGCAAAGATGATCACTTACTAATAACTAGCTGATGTTAATGAGAAGATATGGTTAATCAATATCGAAGATCAATCAAAGATTATTCATTGAAAGCCCTCTTTTTCGAATAACATacacttcaaagaaaatgaacataGAAACAACTGACCAACATGTGCTTAGAAAAAATCTGTAATACTGAAAAAACTGCCTTCCCATTCATGTATGCATAGTAATCTAGGTTAAGCAGTAACACGAGATCTGAAGGCTAGAAAATCCGATCCCATGTATAGTGGAGAGGAAGTGAGCTTCTCTATTTACACAGCAGAAAACAGAgcagaggaaagaaaaagaaagaccaGCTGCTGCAAATCGCTCAGTTCAGCTTAAAGCCAGGAAGCCCTGAAGACAACAGTAATTCCacgaaatattgtttttttttttctcatttgcttTTCGCCActtaaataaatttgaagacAAAAGAAAGTCCAGCTTtgcagaaataataaaagtataaCAATCTCGAAAAGTTGTGAAACATGGTAGAGTTTCTCAGCCAATCATGAATCCGTCAGATACCAGAATTTCTTGATCTATAACCTGTTCCTTGCTTTTCTTACCTGAACGAACCATTGGCACCACTCTCAATATTGAGATGACCTtggaaaacaatagaaataagaACTCGAAGAACGGCGactaaatgaaataaaagctaACGAAGTCGTTTCTTATTATTGCTATTCTTATTATTGAGCCAGTTATTGGTGATATTATTGATCTTCCGCTAAACAAATTGTATGCTTAAATCCAGTTTGCCGTTTTTCAATAACCAAAACCGAATACACTCCGCtcagaacgacctgaagctcggcaCAGTTGCGCAGGTGACTCGAAGAGGCTCCGTTGAAGTAACGATTGTGAACGAGGTGGCCCCTCGCCACCTTTAATTGTCAGTGCAATTCGAGTCGCTTTGGCTTAGCTATAACCACTATGCCACGAGTAGAATAAAACGAATAGGTTTTCCATGACGATTCTTTGCAAAGGAAATGCCAAAGTAATATAGCGGAAGTAACATAGGCAACAAAGACGACATCCCTCAACAacttttgatctacggggcagGCCGCGAGGCCcttatataaaacccttgtgactcatagttgtggtacgtgctggtctgttgcgttacaaagtctagctaatgaggtaagtactagccaacgtgttgctgtttgagtttgcctaccggttggatgctttctgcagggtgatgaggcgcttgagaggataaatcactaatggctttgattttttccaggctctgacgaaggcaataacgccgaaacgttagctgttgcttaataaagaagatcaataccaatcttggctacagctcaagaaaatcaatcaaagcGTTCTGAATGTTTAGATCAACTTCATATTTCACTTTCCTGGTCCCACACATTTGTATTTCAGCGCagtagcgtttttttttagattttcatgCAAGAGTACAGAACTACTCGCTAAGTAACAGAAAACTATAGAAGTTTAAAGGCTACAAGAAGGCTAGTAAAACAGCATTAAAAACATACATACTGTGTCTGTTTTACTGATATCtgagttttcttttgctaCGTACGTTCTCGTAAACGAGTTGTTTTAGCGGAATAGTTGCAGATTTTCGATGTCATACTGCTTCGGTTAacgtatacaaaaaaaaacggatatcAATGGGACCAAAACAATGAGACCAAAAAAGTCAAATCTAAATCCGGATCTAAACCACTCGAAGCCTGCTGCAATTGTGCAAGCGGTTGCAATCGAAGTAGTACCCTCGTTAGGTCCAATCGTAGCGTAGATATGAGTGAGGTTCCACCGCAGTGCTCcgagccacttacgcaactgcaccgaacgtcatgtcgttttgatcctactatacaCGGTGCTTTGATGTAATGTCAGAGCATAATCGCATTTGTACAAACGATGATCGCGTACTAACGGCACAAAATAAACCTTTTTccactatgtttttttttttggtagcaTCGATTATAGACTAGTGCAATCGACGCAAATAGAACTTCTTACCAATGAACCATTTCAATGCCCTCTAAAAAGGAATATCAACAAAATAATACGTTTGCGTTACCCACAGTTAGATTTACTTCATACTCAGTTATAGTAGTACTTCTTTAAAACCTATTAAATCTTTGTGAGAGAGCGAAGATTAACATTCATACGCAGGTCGGAGAAAACTGATAAGCATTTTGAATAGGATGAAATTCGAGCTGTTGGAAATTGTCTTATATCCATTGGGAAGCCTTCTCCATCTTTTATACGACAAAAGCAGTGTCTAGATAGCAAATAGCGCAGAATGGTCAACTTCTGAATGATTTGTGCTAAAATTAAAAGCTCTATCACAGTAGCGTAGATAAATAGACAAACGATAGTGTTTCATTCACTCCACGATAAAGTTGATGAGAATCgccaaaaattttgagaaggaTCGGACTGTAGAAACATTGTTGCAGCACTTTCGAGAAGTGCATCAGTTTCAGAAGAGCGTAGAAGGTTTGAATTATTACTAATGCCTAACCACTCGCTGGGACAACACGACGATATCTAGCACCATGGGAGGACACTCCCAGGAAATATCAGTATTACTCACAAGGGATATCAGGTTATGTACAAAAATAAACGCCTTTATATTGTTGACATCGAAACATTCCAAAGCATTGGAGAGATATATTCAATCTTCATCACGAACTATCGAGAACTATTGTttacaaaatggaaaatctatTACTTTACACAACTGCACTATGCAGATACACCAAGGAACGAAAGAACAGTGATGGCGATCAAGAAATTCAGAGCAAAACATAGCGGGACTCCTAAGCAGCGGATTGCATCAGGTGAGCAGCGAGCATGTGAACATTAAAAAACCGGTCGTCAGTCTTGCACATAACATTGTGTAGGGACCTATTACAGCATCAGCAACAAAAATCTGACACAGCATAAAATCTACTGAATGTAAAAAAGTAAGAACAAAACTAGCTCAAATTCAGGAATTCAGAGATTCTCAAAGAAAGATAGAAGCCTAAATAGAGCTAGATGAAGTGATGCAAACAAAGGAAATTGAGAAACAAATGCAAAGCATTCAAGTAAGCAGATGTTAACAAGCAACTCCAATCAATGGGCAGGTATTGCTAGGTAGTATAGATTAAATTGACGTACATGAGCCAAATAGAATAAAGAATAGATTTTGATGTGTTACGTGAAGCAGAAGAACATTAGCAACAGAAAAAGTACAAACAGCCAATAGCAACCTGAATCATGTATGACTAAAATGTTTGAAGGAGCAACATCAGTTATCATCCCCATATTTACAACTGTTTTGCCTTCATCTTGAATGCAGTGATCAGTGGCCAAATAAATCGCTCACAACCAGCATCGATCTACGGGACAATAGATAAATCCGATGTTCAAAATTAATTGCATTTCGACTAGGTGggtcctcagaaaaaaagtttgccACCCATAAAACCTCTACTTCTACAGATACGACAATGACAATTTGTTTCAGCAGTCACATCAAAAACGTATATTTCTGAAATGCGTAACAAAAGAAACACTGTTACTACCGATTACGACCGCAGAATTCCTTTCCGTTGGCCCTAAACAGAAAGCAAAGGTAAGAATCAATGGGTTGCACTAGCGCAGattagaattttcaattttttctttcaataacaATGCTGAAGAGTAGCGATCACGCTGCATCAGATACTTGGACAACAATATAATTCCATTACATCCACAAATATTTCAGCAACTGAGTACAGAATACCCCCCAGCAGTCAACATTTTCGAGGTTTCTAAAGGTGAACACTACAGTCAAGTTTAAAGATTCCAGCCACGTTAATTCAAATTTTGGAAATCGTTAAACACAAAGAGATAATGATTTTGTCAAATCATCCAAGCTACTCCCATCCCAGCCATTAATTATTGTTGCTCAAATACTTCATCccattttgtgaaaaattcattCAGTTCCGTAACgctttcattcaaaaatgatGTTATGCCATCGTCGTCAGAGGTGTTTGGATCAGCACTGTCACCTAAACGATTTGCGATATCAGTAATCAGTGGTCACGGACTTCGCCTTTTAATAATCATTTCAAGGGAAAAAACAAGCTCAAGAATTTCGTAATAGAATGTTGATGGAACTAGTAGCACAAATGTCTACCAAGACAATATTGTTTCTTCGCAGTGACTCACAAAACACCTTTGGTTAAAACCTTGGCGTTGTTGGGAGAAAAacgacctttttttttcagcggcAGTGATACAAAGCAAACAACACAAACCCTCATGCATTGATGTTTATCAATTCGAACTTAGCAAACAGCAGTTATATGAGTTTCTAGGCGAAAAGAATCCGACAGGGCGacggaatttcaaaaatttgtgatgTTTGGTGGCAAGAATAAGGACTTCACACGCATTTCAACAACATAGCAGTAGTGACATGAGGGTCTCCACTAATTCTGCAAAAGCCATACTGAGTCGTAGCTTCGTGAATGCGTAAATTTAGAGTCGCATGGTTCCTTTAATAAAAGATTTGGGAAACATCCTATGCAAATAATACTTCAGTATTTCCTCGACTATGTTTGCAGGCTCTCTGCAAACCggttgttaagaaaaaaaaactactgagaTTCAGGATATTTCGTAAACAATTGGATACAGAAATATTGATTATGTCAACATTTCAGTCATTTCAGTTTATTACATTCTACGTATGGAATTATTTTATGTGAACGTGTagctaagcaaaaaaaagcactcaaATATGCTTAAAGTACTTTTGAGATTACTTAAATTATAGTCAACAAAATGAAACCAACTACAGCGAAATGAGGTCAACGAGTTGCGGGAAGTTGTACCATTTGAAAACTTCGTGTAGTTATTTCACAATGATAGTAATAGAATGGTCAGCTGGACATGAAAGAAAGCTTGGCCACTCATTTCCTAATGAACTTTCTTACATCATCTAAAAACTGGGACGAGACTTCAAGATGTGCCTTAGCAGTCAGTCTTCTATGAAACTTCGGTTGGAACAAAAGTATAAAACTTAAACGCTATCAGGGGTTAGAAGCAAATGCAATTTTGGAAGGAAATGATCTTCtagtgtgcaaaaaaaaaactacactaAGTAGAATATagcttttttca
Coding sequences within it:
- a CDS encoding hypothetical protein (NECATOR_CHRIV.G15023.T1), translating into MRERADVNDAEVDDHERQHDLELLVVPMLMSHVCKAEPLYTLDYTTEYCTGEVSKRAGSRFTSFFRKNLEID